From the genome of Deferribacteraceae bacterium V6Fe1:
TGGGTCACACTCAAGGGCTTTTAAATAAGCGTCAAAATTGTTTTCTCCCACTGCTGTTCCGCAAGGATTTGTGTGCTTTATTATTGTTACAACAGGCTCTTTAAATTCTTTAACTATTTCTACGGCTGCATTTATGTCAATTATGTTGTTAAAAGACAATTCCTTCCCCTGTAACTGTTTTCCTGTGGAGACACTTGGCTCTTTTATATTTGGCTGAGTGTAAAAAGCGGCTTCTTGATGTGGGTTTTCACCATACCTCATCCCCTGTTTTTTTCTTGCTGCAATGGCTATTTCTTCGGGGAATTTTATGTTTAGTATCTTATTAAAGTAGCTTGATATGATACTGTCATATACTGCAGTATGGGTAAAAGCCTTTCTTGCCAAGTCTATTCTTGTATCGTATGTTATTCCACCTTTTTCTTCCAGCTCTTTTTCAACCCTTTCAAAATCGCTATTATCAACGATTACAGTTACAAATTTAAAATTTTTGGCAGCACTTCTGATCATTGTAGGGCCGCCTATGTCTATATTTTCTATTGCTACCTCAAGCTCCACATTTTTATCCGAAATGGTTTTTTCAAAAGGGTATAGATTTACAATTACCATATCTATGTCTTGTAAGTTTAAGTCACGCATTGTCTTCTGATGATTTTCATTATCCCTGATATTTAAGATACCCGCATGCACTTTAGGGTTTAATGTTTTTACCCTTCCATCCAAAATCTCAGGAAATCCAGTAAATTCAGATATTTCAACGATATCAATTCCGCTTTCCTTTAAAAGTTTGGCTGTGCCCCCTGTAGAAACTATTTCTACGCCATGGTCACTGAGTTTTTTTGCAAACTCTGTAATTCCTGTCTTGTCAGACAAACTTATTAGTGCTCTTTTAGGCTTGGTTAACATCTGTATCCCCCTTTTTCTTAAAAAGTATATCTATAAATAGAAAAAATATTCCAACGGTTATACAAGAATCGGCTACATTAAAAGCAGGCCAATGATAATCCTTTATGTAAAAATCGAGAAAATCTACAACGCTACCGAGATAAATCCTGTCTATGAAATTCCCAATTGCACCCGATAAAATAAGTGTGTAGGCAAATGCTCTTAGTCTATGGTCAATCTCCTTATACATAAGGTAAATGACTATAAATATTGCTAATGCCGTTATTATAACAAAGAATATTTGTCTGTAAGAGTCATCTAATTTTGCTAAAAAGCCAAAAGCTGCTCCGGGGTTTAAAACAAAAGTAAGATTGAAAAATCCCGGGATTATCTCTTTGGTTTCATATAAATCAAAAATATGTTTGATATAAAATTTTGATATTTGGTCGATTAAAACTAAGACGAAAATTACAGGAAGATATTTTTTCATAACCACCTCTTTACAATATTATAAAAAAAGGGGCACAAAGCCCCTTTGTTTGTTATTTAAGAAATTGCCTGATAGCACCTTTCGCAGATTGTTTTGTGGTCTTCAAACTTACCCACGGTATCGGATTTGACCCAACATCTTTCACATTTTTCATGATTTGATGTTTCTACAAGTATTTTTATCTTTCTATCTTCCGGCATATACCCATCTTCTACTTCATCAAAATTTTTCAGCACGACTTCAGATACAATAAATATTTTTTCAATCCCTTCATCAGCGGACAAAATATCCAAAATATCTTTATCTGCTCCTATAGTTACTTTAGCATCAAGAGGATGTCCTATCACCTTTTCAGCCCTTTTAAGCTCAAGAGCTTTATTGACATCTTTTTTTATTTCATAGATTTGATTCCATTTTTTGTAAACAGACTCATCAAAAACAGATTCATCCACTTCTGCAAAATGTTCCATAAATACATATTCCGGTTTACCTTTATAGTTAGGTAAATATTCCCATACTTCATCGGCAGTGAATGATAAAATAGGCGACATCAGGATACAAAGCTCTTTGAGAATTATGAAATTTACAGTTTGAGCTGACCGTCTGAATCTTGAATCTTTCTTGTAGCAGTAAAGCCTGTCTTTGATAATATCATGGTAAAATGCCGACAAGTCGTTTACACAAAAATTATTTAACGTATGGAAAAACACATGAAATTGATAGTTGTCAAAAGCGTTATAGATTCTTTTTTTGACGTTTTGCCATTTCATTAACATATATTTATCGATATCAAGTAAATTGGCAAAATCTACCATATCCGTATCAGGATTAAAATCTGAAATATTGCCCAAGATGTATTTGCAAGAGTTTCTGATTTTTCTGTATGCTTCAACAAGTCTGGTAATAATATTCTGGGAGATTCTGACATCTTCGGTATAATCTTCTGCTGCTACCCACAGTCTTAATATTTCGGCACCGTATTTTTTGATAATTTCTTCGGGTGTGACCACATTCCCGAGAGATTTGGACATTTTTTTACCACTGCCATCAACTACAAAACCATGTGTCAATACTTCTGAATAAGGTGCTCTTCCTCTCGTGCCGACACTTTCCAAAATAGTACTGTGAAACCAACCTCTATGCTGGTCGCTCCCCTCAAGATACATATTTGCAGGCCATCCAAGCTCTTCTCGTGTCTCACAAACTGCAACGTGGCTTACACCGGAATCAAACCAAACATCTAAAATATCGGTTTCTTTTCTGATTTTATCAGAATTACAATGAGGACATTTAAAATCTTTTCCAAGAAAATATTCATTATCAAAGTCAAACCAGGCGTCAGCGCCATTTTCAAGGAAAGCATTATATACCTTTTCCATTATCTCATCATTGATAATAACTTCACCGCATTCCTGGCATAGAAATACTGCAATTGGCACACCCCAAGTCCTTTGTCTTGAAATGCACCAGTCTGGTCTGTTTTCTATCATCGCAGTAATTCTGTTTTCACCCCAAGCAGGAATCCATTTTATATTTTTTATCTCTTTTAAGGTATTCTCTCTAAGGTCATTTTTTTCCATAGAGATAAACCATTGGGGTGTAGCTCTGAAAACCACCGGATTTTTACATCTCCAACAATGCGGGTAAGAGTGGTCAACTTTTCCGGAATTTAAAAGTGTTCCATTTTCATCCATGTGGGCAATTATTTTATCGTTTGCTTTGACAATATGTTCACCGGCAAAAATCTCTGTATCCTTTTTAAATAGCCCATTGTCGTCAACGGGGTTTAATATTTCAAGTCCGTATTTTAAGCCGACTTCGTAGTCCTCCTGACCGTGCCCGGGAGCTGTATGGACAATACCTGTACCTTGCTCAAGAGTTACGTGGTCGCCAAGAATCATTAAAGAATCGCGGTCGTAGAAGGGGTGTTTTGCTTTTTCATTTTCAAAATCCGAGCCGCTAACCCTTTTTATCTCTTTATGTGAAGTTATACTGAATGTCTCCAGTAATTTTTCTAAAAGCTCTGTAGCCACAACAATATGTTCGCCGACGGAAAGGTTTTTGTTTTTTGTTTCAACTATTTCGACTAACGAATATTGATAGTTAGGATTGAATGCAAGACCAAGGTTAGCAGGCAATGTCCAAGGGGTAGTAGTCCATATTACAACACTGGTATTCTCAGGTAAATTTAATTTTTGAGCAGTTTCTTTTCTTACGGGAAACTTTACATAAATTGAGTTAGACGTGTGGTTATCGTATTCCACTTCTGCTTCTGCAAGGGCTGTTACACAACTTGTACACCAGTAAACAGGTTTTAATCCTTTATATACCCCTTTATTTTTGAAAAATTTATATAGCTCTTTAAGGGTTACGGCTTCATATACATAATCCATCGTAATATATGGATTTTCCCATTCACCCAAAACACCAAGCCTTTTAAATTCTTCCCTTTGTATATCTATAAACTTTTCAGCATATTTTCTGCACTCTTTTCTTATTTGCGATTTTTCCATTTCATATTTTTTCTTGCCGAGAAGTTTATCTACTTGATGCTCAATGGGAAGGCCGTGACAATCCCAACCCGGGACGTAAGGGGAATAGTACCCTTCTAAGGTCTTAACTTTGATTATAAAATCTTTTAAAATTTTATTTAGGGCATGTCCGATATGGATATGACCATTTGCATAAGGTGGACCGTCGTGTAAAATATATTTTTTGTTTTTATTCCTTGTGGAAATTATTTTATGATATAAATTAGATTTTTCCCATTTTTTTATTCTTTCAGGCTCACTGTTACTTAAATTGGCCTTCATCGGAAAATTAGTGTTAGGTAAATTTAAAGTATCTTTGTATTCCATTGTGACCTCTTAATGTATTTTATTTTGAGGGTGATTTTTAGCACTAAAACCCTAATTTATCAAGAGAAATAAGTCTAATATTTACTAAATTGCGTTAGATAGTCTTTGATTTTGAAAAATATTTGTTGAGCATAAGTATAATGATAAATGCCAAGACTATTCTAATGCCTATTATTACAATGCCGTTTGCCCCCACTGCCACAAAAAGGAGCGTATCTTCAAAAACAGCATGGCACACGCTTAAAAATATTGATGTGAGTATTATTTCCTTTTGGCTCATATTGCCTGACATGGCGTTTTTGATTAATATCCCTGCACCGTAAGCTATCCCCAAAACAAGACCCACGACCATAGTTATTGATGCATTAGATTTTATTCCGATAAAGCCAAACGGTCTGTTTAAGATATCTTGTGACAGTTTGTAAAGTTTTGAATTTTCATAAAACTCATAAACTATCATTAGCGAGACAATTATCCCTGTTAATTTTATGCAAAGAAAAAGTGCATTTTTTAAAGGCTCGTAGATTTCTATATCCATAAAATATTAACCATAAAAGCTGCAAGAAATGCAGTTAATAATCTTGTTAATAATACCGGAACTGCTCTGACCCCTGTTCTTGTTAGGATAACGGTTTCAATGATAAGGTTGTGAGCTATCCCTAAAAATAGACCGATAATTGTTATTTGCTTGACTGTCAAGTCAAGAGGCTGCATAGCTGCGATTGCAGCATACAGATTGAGCGACATTCCTGAAATCATAGCAATCGAAGCCTCACCCGGAAGACCTATAAGCTTCATTATGGGTGAGAAAAATGAGCCGATAGCCCCAAGTATGTTTGTTTGCTTTAAAATATCTACTAATAGATAGAAGGGGAATGTAAAAATCACTATTTTTTTGCTGATTTTAATTCCGTTCTTGAAACCGTTCAAGATATGTTCTAATATTTTCATGTCGGGTAGTTATAATAAAAAATTATTATTTGTAAAGTTATTTGTAGGTGAATATGTTAATTTATGGAAAAAATGCACTGCTTGAAGCTTTGAAGGCCAATACAAAAATAAAAGAGATTTTTTTGAGGGACGGCGTAACGATTCTTAATAATGTAAATCTTGATAAAATCAAGGTTACAATTTTGAAAAAAAATGAGTTTGAGGTGAAGTTTCCTGAAAAAAACCAAGGGATAGTTGCCGATATAGATTATAAAACTTACGATTTTTATGATGTTGTTGAAGAGTTGGAAAACGAAAAAAACGTTGTAGTATTAGATCATATTCAAGATCCTCATAATTATGGAGCAATTATAAGAGCGGGACATTGTTTCGGAGTAAAATTTTTCATCGTTGCCAAAGATAATCAATCTAAGATTACTCCCACTGTTTTTAAGACAAGTGCCGGCAGCTTGATTTATGCCAAGGTTGTTGAGGTGGTAAATATCGCTAAGACTTTAGATGAATTAAAAAAAGTGGGCTTTTATGTTTATGCGGCTGATGTGCACACTGAAAGATATATTTCTTCTGTTAATCATGAAGGGAAAAAGGCTATTATAATTGGTTCGGAAGGTAAGGGGATTAGGCCTAACGTTTTGAAAAGGGCTGATGTTATTTTTAAAATCCCCATGGTTTCAAACATAGATTCTTTAAATGCATCCCAAAGTGCGGCTATAGCCTTATACGAACTCTGCGGTAAATGGCATGGATAAAAGATTATCTGAAAATGCAAGCTTTATTGCAAAAAAATATAAATATAAAGAGATGATTTTGAAAAGAAAGCTCAAGGTGAATGTTTCTGTGGCAAAAAAGCTGATTGGCCCTGACTGTGCATATCATTTATATAGCGATTTGAAAAATAAATCTGAGTAAACATATCGTTAAATCAAAGTCTTTTGTTACGCAATTTGCGGATAGATATTTTTCTTTAAGATTAACTGTTAATCGTTATTTAACTAATTACTTATAAAGAGAAAAAATTTGTTGACGATAGATTTATAATGTTGTATATTTGGATACTGTATACAGAATACAGTATCCAATAATTTAATAAGGGTTTGAGTGTGACTCAGAATATTTATTTTTATGAATCTAAACCTCTCAGAGAGGTGATTGCCGACAGAATCAGATCAGATATTATTAAAGGCGTTTATGCCGACGGTGAGAGGCTTGTTGAACCTAAACTTGCTGAGACACTGGGTATAAGTAGGACACCGATAAGAGAAGCCCTTAGGCAACTTGAGAGTGAAGGGTTTATTGAAATTGTCCCAAGAAGAGGGGCTGTAGTTAAGACCATTACTATTAAAGATTTGGACGATTTGTACGCAATAAAGGCAAATCTTGAGGGTTTGGCGGCTAATCAAGCAACTTTAAACATTGCGCGTGAAGAAATTGAAAAATTAAAACTTATCAATGAAAAATTTTTTAGTTTGTCAAAGAGCAGCAAGAATATTGTTGAAGAGTATTTGTCATATAATATTGATTTCCATAATATTTTCATCATAGCTTCTAAGAATAATAAGTTAATAGAAATTTTAGAAGGACTTTCAAAAAATTTTCAAAGGTTTAAAGGGATATTGGTTGCCAAAGCCGATAGATCAAAAGATGCATATGTGGAACATCAGAAAGTTATTGAGGCATTTGAGAAAAAAGATCCAGTGTTGGCTGAAAATACTGTAAGGGAGCACATTAAAAGCAGTTGGAAGTATCTTCGTAAATTTATTAATAAAGAGGACAACTTATGAAGGATATATCTATTGATAATGCCACGTTAAGTGAAAAGATAGCCGAGACGATTAGGGGATACATATTGGGAGGCACATTGAAGCCCGGTGACAGGCTTACGGAGCCTAAGCTTTCGGAAATGCTGGGAATAAGCAGGACACCAATAAGAGAGGCGCTCAGATTGCTTGAGATGGAAGGGTTTGTGGAAATTTTTCCGAGAAGAGGTGCAGTCGTTTCCGTGATAACAGATAAGGATGTTGATGAGATATTTGTTTTGAAAATGAAGTTGGAATCATTGGCGGCAAGGTTGGCCGTTAAAAATTTGACCAACGAAGATATAAAAAAACTTAAAGATATTAATGAAAAAATGGAAAAATATTCGCTGACAAAAAATGTGGCGAATTTGATAAAATTGAATTCGGAATTTCATAACTTATTTATAACTAAGTGTAACAATTCAAGGCTTGAGAAGTTTCTTGAAAGTCTGCTTAGACAGTTCAAAAGAGCAACAGCATACTCATTTACCGAAACAGGAAGGATTTCAAAGGTCATTGATGAGCATAAAGAGATAATTGAAGCATTTGAGGAGAGGGATGCTGATAGAGTGGAAAAGCTTGTTGAAAGGCATATAAAAAGCGGTTGGACTTTTATATTAAATAAAGTTTCCGGCAAAGCTGTTTAAGATAATTACAGTCACTTTTTAATCGGTAAGCTACTTGCTGAGGTGATGTACCGGAGTAAAAAAGCGGTGACACATCCTCAAAATTATGCTAAATTCATAAAAAAATCGAGGTAAAATCATGAAAGTTAGAGTTTATGTCAAACTAAAAGATACTGTTTTAGACCCACAGGGTGAAGCTATTTTGCAATCGGCCAAAAGAAATGGTTACGATTTTATCGAGGATGTAAGGGTTGGTAAAATATTTGAGCTTGAAGTTTCAGAGGCGGAAAATCATGAAGCGAAAGTAAAGCAGCTTTGTGATAAGCTTTTGGCCAATCCTATTATTGAAGAATATTCAATTAAAATGGGTGAGTAGTTATGAAAGCAGGAGTTGTTGTATTCCCCGGCTCAAATTGTGATCATGACTGTTACCATGTTTTAAAGCATGTTTTGGAGATAGATACTGTATTTTTGTGGCATAAGGATAAAGACTTAAAAGATGTTGATTTCATCGTTTTACCCGGTGGTTTTTCTTACGGAGACTATCTCAGGTGTGGCGCAATTGCAAGTCAGTCTGAAATTATTGAGTCTGTAGTTGACTTTGCGGAAAAAGGTGGACTTGTGCTTGGTATTTGCAACGGTTTTCAAATTTTGACGGAAACCGGCCTTCTGCCAGGGGCACTGTTAAGAAACAGAGATTTGAAATTTATTTGTAAAGATGTGAACCTTGTCGTGAGCAACGTAAATACCCCATTTACAAAATTTTACAGCTCAGGGGAAGTTATTAAAATACCTATTGCCCATATGGATGGCAATTATTTTATAGATGAGTCCGGGTTAGCAGATTTGATAGAAAACGAGCAGATAGTCTTCAGATACTGCAATGATACGGGGGAGACTCTTGATGAGGCCAATCCAAACGGCTCAATTGACAATATTGCGGGAGTTATCAATAAAAATGGTAATGTGCTTGGTATGATGCCTCACCCTGAAAGGTGCGCAGAGGAAATTCTTGGTAATACTGACGGTATCCATATATTTAATTCGGTTAAGAAGTTTTTGAAAGGTGGAATATGAGTGTTTACGAATCCTTTAAATATCCTGAAGTCGATGTTACGGTTGCAAGGGAAATGGGCTTAAAGCCTGAGGAATACGAGCTTGCAAAAAAGATAATAGGAAGAAATCCAAACTATATAGAGATAGGTATAATATCTTCAATGTGGAGTGAGCACTGCAGTTATAAAAGCAGCAAGCTTCACTTGAAAAAGCTTCCCACTGAAGCGGATTGGGTTGTGCAAGGTCCGGGGGAAAATGCAGGTATTATTGAAATAGACGGAGATATTTGTGCATGTTTTAAAGTTGAGAGTCATAATCATCCGTCTTATATAGAGCCTTATCAAGGGGCTGCAACCGGAGTCGGTGGAATTTTAAGAGATGTCTTTACTATGGGAGCAAGGCCTGTTGCTGCTATGAATTCCTTGCGATTTGGCACACTTGATAACGATGAA
Proteins encoded in this window:
- the purS gene encoding phosphoribosylformylglycinamidine synthase subunit PurS, yielding MMKVRVYVKLKDTVLDPQGEAILQSAKRNGYDFIEDVRVGKIFELEVSEAENHEAKVKQLCDKLLANPIIEEYSIKMGE
- the purH gene encoding bifunctional phosphoribosylaminoimidazolecarboxamide formyltransferase/IMP cyclohydrolase; this translates as MLTKPKRALISLSDKTGITEFAKKLSDHGVEIVSTGGTAKLLKESGIDIVEISEFTGFPEILDGRVKTLNPKVHAGILNIRDNENHQKTMRDLNLQDIDMVIVNLYPFEKTISDKNVELEVAIENIDIGGPTMIRSAAKNFKFVTVIVDNSDFERVEKELEEKGGITYDTRIDLARKAFTHTAVYDSIISSYFNKILNIKFPEEIAIAARKKQGMRYGENPHQEAAFYTQPNIKEPSVSTGKQLQGKELSFNNIIDINAAVEIVKEFKEPVVTIIKHTNPCGTAVGENNFDAYLKALECDPVSAFGGIVGTNKEIGKKLAEELAKIFLEVIVAPKFSKEAVEILSSKKNLRLIEIENLDNFERDDELDIKKVTGGMLLADRDLHTFDTIRNLEVPTKRKPTEDEYKALEFAWKVAKHVKSNAIVYAKSDRTIGVGAGQMSRVDSSKIAADKARSPLQGCVMASDAFFPFRDSVDEAAGRGITAIIQPGGSIRDEEVIEACNEHNIAMVFTGIRHFKH
- a CDS encoding GntR family transcriptional regulator, with amino-acid sequence MKDISIDNATLSEKIAETIRGYILGGTLKPGDRLTEPKLSEMLGISRTPIREALRLLEMEGFVEIFPRRGAVVSVITDKDVDEIFVLKMKLESLAARLAVKNLTNEDIKKLKDINEKMEKYSLTKNVANLIKLNSEFHNLFITKCNNSRLEKFLESLLRQFKRATAYSFTETGRISKVIDEHKEIIEAFEERDADRVEKLVERHIKSGWTFILNKVSGKAV
- a CDS encoding GntR family transcriptional regulator, with the protein product MTQNIYFYESKPLREVIADRIRSDIIKGVYADGERLVEPKLAETLGISRTPIREALRQLESEGFIEIVPRRGAVVKTITIKDLDDLYAIKANLEGLAANQATLNIAREEIEKLKLINEKFFSLSKSSKNIVEEYLSYNIDFHNIFIIASKNNKLIEILEGLSKNFQRFKGILVAKADRSKDAYVEHQKVIEAFEKKDPVLAENTVREHIKSSWKYLRKFINKEDNL
- a CDS encoding nucleoside recognition protein, which produces MDIEIYEPLKNALFLCIKLTGIIVSLMIVYEFYENSKLYKLSQDILNRPFGFIGIKSNASITMVVGLVLGIAYGAGILIKNAMSGNMSQKEIILTSIFLSVCHAVFEDTLLFVAVGANGIVIIGIRIVLAFIIILMLNKYFSKSKTI
- the rlmB gene encoding 23S rRNA (guanosine(2251)-2'-O)-methyltransferase RlmB; the protein is MLIYGKNALLEALKANTKIKEIFLRDGVTILNNVNLDKIKVTILKKNEFEVKFPEKNQGIVADIDYKTYDFYDVVEELENEKNVVVLDHIQDPHNYGAIIRAGHCFGVKFFIVAKDNQSKITPTVFKTSAGSLIYAKVVEVVNIAKTLDELKKVGFYVYAADVHTERYISSVNHEGKKAIIIGSEGKGIRPNVLKRADVIFKIPMVSNIDSLNASQSAAIALYELCGKWHG
- a CDS encoding lipoprotein signal peptidase, translating into MKKYLPVIFVLVLIDQISKFYIKHIFDLYETKEIIPGFFNLTFVLNPGAAFGFLAKLDDSYRQIFFVIITALAIFIVIYLMYKEIDHRLRAFAYTLILSGAIGNFIDRIYLGSVVDFLDFYIKDYHWPAFNVADSCITVGIFFLFIDILFKKKGDTDVNQA
- a CDS encoding nucleoside recognition protein, which gives rise to MKILEHILNGFKNGIKISKKIVIFTFPFYLLVDILKQTNILGAIGSFFSPIMKLIGLPGEASIAMISGMSLNLYAAIAAMQPLDLTVKQITIIGLFLGIAHNLIIETVILTRTGVRAVPVLLTRLLTAFLAAFMVNILWI
- the ileS gene encoding isoleucine--tRNA ligase, whose protein sequence is MEYKDTLNLPNTNFPMKANLSNSEPERIKKWEKSNLYHKIISTRNKNKKYILHDGPPYANGHIHIGHALNKILKDFIIKVKTLEGYYSPYVPGWDCHGLPIEHQVDKLLGKKKYEMEKSQIRKECRKYAEKFIDIQREEFKRLGVLGEWENPYITMDYVYEAVTLKELYKFFKNKGVYKGLKPVYWCTSCVTALAEAEVEYDNHTSNSIYVKFPVRKETAQKLNLPENTSVVIWTTTPWTLPANLGLAFNPNYQYSLVEIVETKNKNLSVGEHIVVATELLEKLLETFSITSHKEIKRVSGSDFENEKAKHPFYDRDSLMILGDHVTLEQGTGIVHTAPGHGQEDYEVGLKYGLEILNPVDDNGLFKKDTEIFAGEHIVKANDKIIAHMDENGTLLNSGKVDHSYPHCWRCKNPVVFRATPQWFISMEKNDLRENTLKEIKNIKWIPAWGENRITAMIENRPDWCISRQRTWGVPIAVFLCQECGEVIINDEIMEKVYNAFLENGADAWFDFDNEYFLGKDFKCPHCNSDKIRKETDILDVWFDSGVSHVAVCETREELGWPANMYLEGSDQHRGWFHSTILESVGTRGRAPYSEVLTHGFVVDGSGKKMSKSLGNVVTPEEIIKKYGAEILRLWVAAEDYTEDVRISQNIITRLVEAYRKIRNSCKYILGNISDFNPDTDMVDFANLLDIDKYMLMKWQNVKKRIYNAFDNYQFHVFFHTLNNFCVNDLSAFYHDIIKDRLYCYKKDSRFRRSAQTVNFIILKELCILMSPILSFTADEVWEYLPNYKGKPEYVFMEHFAEVDESVFDESVYKKWNQIYEIKKDVNKALELKRAEKVIGHPLDAKVTIGADKDILDILSADEGIEKIFIVSEVVLKNFDEVEDGYMPEDRKIKILVETSNHEKCERCWVKSDTVGKFEDHKTICERCYQAIS
- the purQ gene encoding phosphoribosylformylglycinamidine synthase subunit PurQ; protein product: MKAGVVVFPGSNCDHDCYHVLKHVLEIDTVFLWHKDKDLKDVDFIVLPGGFSYGDYLRCGAIASQSEIIESVVDFAEKGGLVLGICNGFQILTETGLLPGALLRNRDLKFICKDVNLVVSNVNTPFTKFYSSGEVIKIPIAHMDGNYFIDESGLADLIENEQIVFRYCNDTGETLDEANPNGSIDNIAGVINKNGNVLGMMPHPERCAEEILGNTDGIHIFNSVKKFLKGGI